One Ricinus communis isolate WT05 ecotype wild-type chromosome 7, ASM1957865v1, whole genome shotgun sequence genomic region harbors:
- the LOC112535175 gene encoding S-protein homolog 74-like produces MNSPSVNMKLLLIFVLAISFFVTPNNCNILNSYHVHVVNELSPGKVLFVHCKSSDNDLGGHNLGDGQEFSWSFYMNFIKTTLFWCRMAPDDQSFADLKVFWNSNSLFYKCGHEQECIWIAKDDGVYLRNIPMNVDEFQRSWGTIRHNG; encoded by the coding sequence ATGAATTCTCCTAGTGTTAACATGAAGCTCTTGTTGATTTTTGTATTAGCCATTAGTTTCTTTGTTACACCTAACAATTGCAACATTCTGAACAGTTATCATGTTCATGTCGTCAATGAACTGAGCCCAGGTAAGGTGTTGTTTGTGCATTGCAAATCTTCAGACAATGATCTTGGCGGTCATAATCTTGGGGATGGCCAAGAATTTTCTTGGAGTTtctatatgaattttataaaaaccaCCCTTTTCTGGTGCCGCATGGCTCCTGATGACCAATCTTTTGCTGATCTAAAGGTGTTTTGGAATAGCAACTCTCTATTTTATAAGTGCGGTCATGAGCAAGAGTGCATTTGGATTGCTAAAGATGATGGAGTTTACTTGAGAAATATCCCAATGAATGTGGACGAGTTCCAACGCAGCTGGGGAACAATAAGGCACAATGGCTGA